In a genomic window of Rhizophagus irregularis chromosome 11, complete sequence:
- a CDS encoding Ubiquitin-conjugating enzyme E2 1, which produces MALKRINKELHDLGRDPPSSCSAGPIGDDLFHWQATIMGPSDSPYSGGVFFLAIQFPTDYPFKPPKVNFTTRIYHPNINSNGSISLDILRDQWSPALTISKVLLSLCSRLTDPTIDDPLVPEIAHVYKTDRTRYEATCREWTRKMLVSKVLNYIIKYLFYLHFNV; this is translated from the exons ATGGCactaaaaagaattaataaa GAATTGCACGACTTAGGACGTGACCCACCGTCGTCTTGTAGTGCTGGTCCTATCGGAGATGATCTTTTTCATTGGCAAGCGACAATCATGGGTCCT TCTGATTCGCCATACTCAGGCGGCGTGTTTTTCCTTGCTATTCAGTTTCCTACAGATTATCCGTTTAAACCACCAAAg GTTAACTTTACAACAAGAATATATCATCCGAATATCAACAGTAATGGAAGTATATCCCTGGATATTCTAAGAGATCAATGGTCACCAGCGCTTACTATTTCAAAAG TACTATTGTCACTTTGTTCAAGATTGACCGATCCAACTAttg atgATCCACTTGTACCTGAAATTGCTCATGTATATAAAACTGATCGCACTCGTTATGAAGCTACTTGCAGAGAATGGACTCGCAAAATGCTAGTGAGTAAAGTATTAAActacattataaaatatttattttatttgcattttaatgtctaa